Proteins encoded together in one Macadamia integrifolia cultivar HAES 741 chromosome 8, SCU_Mint_v3, whole genome shotgun sequence window:
- the LOC122087614 gene encoding BON1-associated protein 2-like, giving the protein MSKANQDDDQEKPLQLEITVISAQGLRSTKDSFLFFPTRRRLRPFVTLTTNPPTIPYVPFSGRYVYQTKVDTTGGESPSWGDKFHIPIGNSFFSQRHSCIYLHIFSRPSRSWGRKCELGWCGIPATDLLEGFRPAGAVRQLSYRVRERDGTRGNGVVNVAVNLVGSSGQTLSGQPDPSPAAMSNLTGLGLGLGLGPGPCQGRTAIGIPVEALFRLNMDKSGRQAATGVIAPIPSAPTPQAQREPVHEKEKKW; this is encoded by the coding sequence ATGTCGAAGGCAAATCAGGATGATGATCAGGAGAAGCCTTTACAGTTGGAGATTACAGTTATATCAGCTCAAGGCCTGAGGAGTACTAAGgattcctttctcttcttcccaaCACGTCGTCGTCTCCGACCATTCGTCACTCTCACCACCAACCCTCCAACCATCCCATACGTCCCTTTTTCTGGCCGCTATGTCTATCAAACAAAGGTGGACACCACAGGAGGGGAGAGTCCTAGTTGGGGTGATAAGTTTCACATCCCCATCGGGAactctttcttttctcagagACATTCTTGCATATACCTTCACATCTTCTCAAGGCCTTCACGTTCATGGGGGAGGAAGTGTGAGTTGGGTTGGTGTGGAATCCCGGCCACTGATCTCTTGGAAGGATTCCGGCCTGCCGGGGCAGTTCGGCAGCTGAGCTATCGTGTCCGGGAAAGAGATGGGACCAGGGGTAATGGAGTTGTGAATGTGGCAGTGAATTTGGTGGGGTCATCGGGTCAAACCTTGTCGGGCCAACCCGATCCAAGTCCAGCTGCAATGTCGAACTTAACAGGTCTAGGTCTAGGTCTAGGTCTAGGTCCAGGTCCATGTCAAGGTCGGACAGCTATTGGCATACCTGTGGAGGCATTGTTTCGCCTGAACATGGACAAAAGTGGAAGACAAGCGGCCACAGGGGTGATTGCACCAATTCCTTCCGCTCCGACACCACAAGCACAACGAGAGCCCGTCcatgaaaaagagaagaagtggTGA
- the LOC122085539 gene encoding BON1-associated protein 2-like, which translates to MEKASTASTSSSRSLEITIISAEDLRLNGRAVKKNAFVTVRTDSHNQEVVTRMDSEGGSYPSWNQKLEPLPLPNSAYFITVEVQCKTSTGVRTVGTARISVSEFIGDYMPPQFLHFLSYRLRDRKGKRNGIINFSMKTVGPGRECFGLVPSLGVLASGAAHENHKNLASGSGSGTAIGVPVPYAHGYGLGYGM; encoded by the coding sequence ATGGAGAAGGCATCAACCGCATCAACCTCATCATCGCGTTCTTTAGAGATTACCATTATCTCTGCGGAGGATTTACGTCTCAACGGACGAGCGGTGAAGAAGAATGCATTCGTGACCGTAAGAACTGACTCACACAACCAAGAAGTAGTGACAAGGATGGACAGCGAAGGAGGGAGCTACCCATCATGGAATCAAAAGCTAGAGCCACTGCCTTTGCCTAACTCGGCTTACTTCATTACTGTAGAGGTTCAATGCAAGACCTCTACAGGGGTGAGGACTGTGGGAACGGCTAGGATTTCGGTAtcggagtttataggggattaTATGCCGCCTCAATTCTTGCATTTTCTCAGTTACCGGTTGAGGGATCGGAAAGGTAAACGTAACGGTATTATTAACTTCTCTATGAAGACGGTCGGACCGGGACGAGAATGTTTTGGTCTGGTGCCATCGTTAGGTGTATTGGCTTCAGGAGCAGCTCATGAGAATCACAAGAATCTTGCTAGTGGAAGCGGAAGTGGAACAGCCATTGGTGTTCCAGTGCCCTACGCTCATGGGTATGGGCTTGGATATGGGATGTGA
- the LOC122085780 gene encoding heat stress transcription factor B-2b-like translates to MSPPPVEQIGESTNSGDTLRSLPTPFLTKTYQLVDDPAIDDVISWNEDGSTFIVWRPAEFARDLLPKYFKHNNFSSFVRQLNTYGFRKIVPDRWEFANDCFRKGEKKLLCDIHRRKISPGAIASPVTTTTAVPTARPGSPTNSGEEQVLSSSSPPATVTAICRTTSCNTTGELLDENERLRKENLHLSNELTQMKSLCNNILVLMTKYANSQQENGGFLAEKPLELMPPKRLSEESDDTAGVSHSRVVKSEDETSPRLFGVSIGVKRVRECDEEQDQEQQPQHHHQEPPQQEKKNTNSSRRGLR, encoded by the exons ATGAGTCCCCCGCCGGTTGAACAGATCGGCGAATCAACAAACAGTGGAGACACTCTCAGATCTCTGCCAACGCCTTTTCTCACAAAAACTTATCAACTTGTGGATGATCCTGCCATAGACGATGTTATTTCCTGGAACGAAGATGGTTCCACTTTCATTGTCTGGAGACCTGCCGAATTTGCAAGAGATCTGCTTCCGAAATACTTTAAACACAATAACTTCTCAAGTTTTGTTAGACAGCTCAATACCTAC GGATTCAGAAAGATTGTTCCTGATCGTTGGGAATTTGCAAACGATTGCTTCCGCAAAGGGGAGAAAAAGCTTCTTTGCGACATTCACCGGCGGAAGATTTCACCGGGGGCAATCGCGTCACCCGTGACAACAACAACAGCGGTCCCAACGGCTCGCCCAGGGTCTCCAACAAACTCTGGCGAAGAACAGGTTCTCTCCTCGAGTTCACCACCAGCCACGGTTACTGCTATTTGTCGCACTACGAGCTGCAACACTACCGGTGAGCTTCTGGATGAGAACGAGCggttgagaaaagaaaatttgcatCTTTCGAATGAACTAACGCAGATGAAGAGTCTCTGCAACAACATCCTCGTTTTGATGACCAAGTATGCCAACTCCCAACAAGAAAATGGTGGTTTCCTTGCTGAAAAACCGCTTGAATTGATGCCGCCGAAGCGGCTTTCAGAGGAATCTGATGACACCGCCGGAGTGAGTCACAGCCGAGTAGTGAAGTCTGAGGATGAGACGAGTCCACGACTGTTCGGTGTTTCCATCGGCGTGAAACGGGTAAGAGAGTGTGACGAGGAGCAAGATCAAGAGCAGCAACCGCAACATCACCACCAAGAGCCTCCGCAGCAGGAAAAAAAGAACACCAACAGCAGCCGCAGGGGTCTGAGgtga